The proteins below come from a single Miscanthus floridulus cultivar M001 unplaced genomic scaffold, ASM1932011v1 fs_616_1_2, whole genome shotgun sequence genomic window:
- the LOC136532425 gene encoding probable galacturonosyltransferase 7: MKATAPPAKRRRGPRLAVLALVFCSLLVPIAFLFNRFPAVYVTDERPQQEINLPSFDPIESGGSVNEDVSKKSSGSSSVLHRGIDSDLSIVSPKPKAIVFPPKIQQEVPPPKVEPKPEVKPVPVPVQVPVPVHHNKNINLDNKRPPRVQSADEVEKAKACQLEFGSYCLWSIEHKEVMIDAIVKRLKDQLFVARSYYPSIAKLKGKETLTRELKQNIQEHERVLSESIVDADLPSFIKTKIERMDQSIARAKSCIVDCNNVDRKLRQILHMTEDEAHFHMKQSAYLYNLGVHTMPKSHHCLNMRLTVEYFKSMPLDPNDSSAHKFNIPDNRHYVILSKNVLAASVVINSTVSSSEDTENVVFHVLTDAQNFYAMKHWFARNSYRESAVNVINYEQIIFENFPEFGTQQLYLPEEFRVFISSLEQPTEKSRMEYLSVFSHSHFFLAEIFKDLKKVIVLDDDVVVQRDISFLWNLDMGDKVNGAVRFCGLKLGQLRNLLGRTMYDQQSCAWMSGVNVIDLDKWRDHNVTENYLQLLRKFGNNDDEASLRASALPVSLLSFQHLLYPLDERLTLSGLGYDYGIKEEVVQSSASLHYNGNMKPWLELGIPDYRKYWKRFLTRDERFMDECNVSP, from the exons ATGAAGGCGACGGCGCCGCCGGCGAAGCGGCGGAGGGGCCCGCGGCTGGCGGTGCTGGCGCTCGTGTTCTGTTCGCTGCTCGTGCCGATCGCCTTCCTCTTCAACCGCTTCCCCGCCG TGTATGTGACGGATGAGCGCCCTCAGCAG GAGATTAACTTGCCTTCATTCGATCCCATTGAAAGCGGTGGCTCTGTAAATGAA GATGTGTCCAAGAAGTCTTCCGGGAGCAGTAGTGTGTTGCACCGTGGTATTGATAGTGACCTTTCCATAGTTAGCCCTAAACCAAAAGCTATAG TTTTCCCTCCAAAAATTCAACAAGAAGTCCCCCCTCCAAAAGTTGAACCCAAACCAGAAGTGAAGCCAGTACCAGTACCAGTACAAGTACCAGTTCCAGTTCATCACAACAAAAAT ATTAACCTTGACAACAAGAGGCCTCCCAGAGTTCAAAGTGCTGATGAGGTGGAAAAGGCTAAGGCTTGTCAACTTGAGTTTGGGAGTTACTGTCTCTGGTCCATAGAGCACAAAGAAGTTATGATAGATGCCATTGTGAAAAGGCTGAAAGATCAGCTATTTGTAGCCCGATCTTACTACCCAAGCATTGCGAAACTTAAAGGAAAGGAGACATTGACTCGTGAACTGAAGCAAAATATTCAAGAGCACGAAAGGGTTCTTAGTGAATCCATCGTTGATGCTGATCTACCATCCTT TATAAAAACGAAGATAGAGAGGATGGACCAATCAATAGCACGAGCCAAATCATGCATCGTGGATTGTAACAATGTTGACAGAAAGCTTCGTCAAATTCTTCATATGACAGAGGATGAAGCTCATTTTCATATGAAGCAGAGTGCATACCTATACAACCTTGGTGTTCACACCATGCCTAAAAGTCATCATTGTCTTAATATGAGGTTGACAGTAGAGTACTTTAAATCCATGCCATTGGATCCAAATGACTCTTCTGCCCATAAGTTTAACATTCCAGACAATAGGCACTATGTTATATTGTCTAAAAATGTCCTTGCTGCTTCTGTTGTCATCAACTCAACTGTTAGTAGCTCTGAG GATACTGAAAATGTAGTCTTTCATGTACTAACTGATGCTCAAAACTTTTATGCCATGAAGCACTGGTTTGCAAGAAATTCCTATAGGGAATCAGCTGTCAATGTCATAAATTATGAACAAATTATTTTCGAGAATTTCCCTGAGTTTGGAACCCAGCAGTTATATTTGCCTGAGGAATTTCGTGTTTTCATCAGTAGCCTTGAGCAGCCTACTGAGAAGAGTAGAATGGAGTATTTATCAGTGTTCAGTCACTCACATTTCTTTCTTGCCGAAATATTCAAAGATTTAAAGAAGGTAATTGtgttggatgatgatgtggttgtTCAACGTGATATCTCTTTCTTGTGGAATCTTGATATGGGAGATAAGGTCAATGGTGCTGTCAGATTTTGTGGTTTGAAACTTGGCCAACTGAGGAACCTTCTGGGTAGGACAATGTACGATCAACAGTCATGTGCATGGATGTCTGGGGTTAATGTGATTGATTTGGACAAATGGAGAGATCATAATGTTACAGAGAATTACCTGCAACTCCTGAGAAAG TTTGGGAACAATGATGATGAGGCCTCACTGCGAGCTTCAGCTTTGCCTGTAAGTTTGTTGTCGTTTCAGCATCTTCTATATCCACTTGATGAGAGGTTGACTTTATCTGGacttggatatgactatggaattaAAGAAGAAGTTGTTCAGAGTTCTGCGTCATTGCATTACAATGGAAATATGAAACCTTGGCTTGAGTTGGGTATACCAGATTATAGGAAGTACTGGAAGAGGTTTCTTACACGAGACGAGAGATTCATGGATGAGTGCAATGTAAGTCCATAG